The Planococcus liqunii genome includes a region encoding these proteins:
- a CDS encoding methionine sulfoxide reductase — protein sequence MAKEVYLRKIIHNTHGELYQFLQLDPASGEEQAVSPFEMGMFKELAQQPELLYIQSKRGANAVGYCKGQGFVVKQGSKFAATTSPKCPKKYIRSREKLVLEKRLIPFQHQLLVMEDIEFDSLQAAMGAVIGGWVRGAHGWKEKPGT from the coding sequence ATGGCCAAAGAAGTTTACTTGAGAAAAATCATTCACAACACCCACGGGGAATTGTACCAATTTCTCCAACTGGACCCGGCAAGCGGCGAAGAACAGGCGGTCTCCCCGTTTGAAATGGGAATGTTCAAGGAACTGGCACAGCAACCGGAACTGCTGTATATCCAGTCGAAGCGAGGGGCGAATGCCGTTGGCTACTGCAAAGGACAGGGCTTTGTCGTCAAACAGGGATCGAAATTCGCTGCCACGACTTCGCCGAAATGCCCGAAGAAATACATCAGATCCAGGGAGAAACTGGTACTCGAGAAGCGGCTCATTCCGTTTCAGCATCAGCTATTGGTGATGGAAGACATCGAATTCGACTCCCTGCAGGCCGCAATGGGGGCAGTAATCGGCGGTTGGGTAAGGGGTGCGCATGGCTGGAAGGAAAAGCCGGGCACTTAA
- a CDS encoding YnfA family protein, producing the protein MVYTVFLFILAGLAEIGGGYLIWLWLREGRPLFWGIFGGIALAMYGVFATFQSFSSFGRVYAAYGGVFIILSVLWGWGVDRKTPDLYDWVGAGICLVGVSVMLWAPRG; encoded by the coding sequence GTGGTTTATACTGTTTTCTTATTCATCCTCGCGGGACTGGCGGAAATCGGCGGCGGTTATTTGATATGGCTGTGGCTCCGGGAAGGGAGGCCTTTGTTTTGGGGGATATTCGGCGGAATCGCACTCGCCATGTACGGAGTGTTTGCGACGTTTCAGTCGTTCTCGTCATTCGGGCGGGTCTATGCAGCTTACGGCGGTGTGTTCATCATCCTTTCCGTTTTATGGGGATGGGGAGTCGACCGGAAAACGCCTGATTTGTACGACTGGGTCGGCGCAGGCATTTGCCTGGTCGGGGTATCGGTCATGCTTTGGGCTCCGCGCGGATGA
- a CDS encoding TerC family protein, protein MEAILLEYLWVLLVLVALEGLLAADNAVVMAVMVKHLPKEQQKRALFYGLMGAFVFRFAALFMITLLVDVWQIQALGAAYLLFIAFKHIYDQRKGKEHSLEPESTKGSGFWMTVLKVELADIAFAIDSMLAAVALAITLPHLGDFEIGGINGGQFAVMLAGGLVGIVIMRFAAHKFVKLLANYPQLETTAFVIVGWVGVKLTVLTLGHEKLGILPYDFAHSTEWKLIFWGVLLGIVAVGALISVKKKKEKAA, encoded by the coding sequence ATGGAAGCAATTTTATTGGAGTATTTATGGGTGCTGTTGGTCCTGGTTGCATTGGAAGGTTTGCTTGCTGCCGATAATGCGGTGGTCATGGCGGTCATGGTCAAGCACTTGCCGAAAGAGCAGCAAAAAAGGGCGTTGTTTTACGGATTGATGGGGGCATTTGTATTCCGCTTTGCTGCGCTGTTCATGATTACGCTATTGGTGGATGTGTGGCAGATCCAGGCGCTCGGAGCCGCGTATCTATTGTTTATCGCATTCAAGCACATTTACGATCAGCGGAAAGGGAAAGAGCATTCCCTTGAGCCGGAATCGACAAAAGGGTCCGGCTTCTGGATGACGGTGTTGAAAGTTGAACTGGCGGATATCGCCTTTGCGATTGATTCAATGCTGGCAGCCGTTGCACTGGCAATAACGTTGCCGCATCTGGGCGATTTTGAAATCGGCGGGATCAACGGCGGCCAGTTTGCCGTCATGCTTGCCGGCGGATTGGTCGGAATTGTCATCATGCGTTTTGCTGCCCATAAATTCGTCAAGCTCCTGGCAAACTACCCGCAACTGGAAACCACTGCTTTTGTCATTGTCGGCTGGGTGGGTGTCAAGTTGACCGTCCTTACCCTGGGGCACGAAAAGCTCGGGATTCTGCCATATGACTTTGCCCACTCCACAGAATGGAAACTTATTTTCTGGGGCGTGTTGCTTGGAATCGTGGCAGTCGGCGCGTTGATCAGTGTGAAGAAAAAGAAAGAAAAGGCAGCGTAA
- a CDS encoding sigma-54 interaction domain-containing protein: MKSEAEKNGQYYLEALLETTSEAISIVNEEGEVQYWNDKAESLYGISKEKIVGEKINKFFEKEDLKLLEILKTREPVFNVYHQPRPDKHVRISSSPIFNASGALVGAVAIDQDISNIVQLNEKLSLTTTELQKVKQQYNLKAQNGPLSNIKGQSPALQTIKNLTLKVAKTNATVLIQGESGVGKELFAQGIHEASARSNEAFIPINCGAIPEALFESEFFGYEKGSFTGADKNGKAGKVEKANGGTLFLDEVGMLPLDMQVKLLRVLQEREVSRIGGHSPIKVDIRIVAATNSDLEEMVRKGQFREDLYYRLNVVTLKIPPLRERVEDIPVLMENFLHEFTFNHHKEPPVISEKALELCVNYDWPGNIRELRNVVERMVILIDGPSIKPEDLHYIMPRISEETKQGGLAQEKNQLEKEHIAQALLETYGNKSAAAKLLGISRVSLYKKISQYGIN, encoded by the coding sequence ATGAAAAGCGAGGCAGAAAAGAATGGCCAATATTATTTAGAGGCTTTACTTGAAACAACATCGGAAGCAATTTCCATCGTGAATGAAGAGGGAGAAGTACAATATTGGAACGATAAAGCGGAAAGCCTGTATGGCATTTCGAAAGAAAAAATTGTTGGGGAAAAGATAAACAAATTCTTTGAGAAAGAGGACTTGAAATTACTTGAGATTTTAAAAACCCGTGAGCCGGTGTTCAATGTATATCATCAGCCGCGTCCAGACAAACATGTCCGAATCAGCTCATCGCCGATATTCAATGCGTCAGGCGCACTGGTAGGAGCGGTAGCCATTGACCAAGACATTTCTAATATTGTGCAGCTCAATGAAAAACTGTCCCTGACGACAACGGAACTTCAAAAAGTTAAGCAGCAATATAATCTAAAAGCACAGAATGGACCGCTTTCAAACATCAAAGGACAAAGTCCGGCTTTGCAGACCATTAAGAATCTGACGCTAAAAGTGGCGAAGACCAATGCTACAGTTTTAATTCAAGGAGAAAGCGGGGTCGGAAAAGAGCTGTTTGCCCAAGGCATCCATGAAGCCAGTGCCCGGAGCAATGAAGCATTCATTCCAATCAATTGCGGAGCGATCCCGGAAGCGCTGTTCGAGAGCGAATTTTTCGGTTATGAGAAAGGTTCGTTTACCGGAGCAGATAAGAACGGCAAGGCAGGGAAAGTGGAGAAGGCGAACGGCGGGACGCTATTTCTGGATGAGGTGGGCATGCTGCCGCTAGATATGCAGGTTAAACTGCTGCGTGTCCTTCAGGAACGTGAAGTATCCCGAATCGGCGGCCATTCGCCGATTAAAGTGGATATCCGGATTGTTGCTGCAACTAACAGCGATTTAGAAGAAATGGTCAGAAAGGGACAGTTCCGGGAAGATTTATATTATCGTTTGAACGTCGTTACGCTGAAAATTCCGCCGCTGCGCGAAAGAGTAGAAGACATTCCGGTGCTGATGGAAAACTTTCTCCATGAATTTACCTTTAATCACCATAAAGAGCCACCTGTCATTTCAGAAAAGGCCCTTGAGCTTTGCGTGAACTATGATTGGCCGGGGAATATCCGTGAGTTGCGGAATGTGGTAGAACGGATGGTCATCCTTATTGATGGCCCGTCCATCAAACCCGAAGATCTCCACTATATCATGCCTCGAATTTCAGAAGAGACAAAGCAAGGTGGATTGGCACAAGAGAAAAATCAATTAGAAAAAGAACATATTGCACAAGCACTTCTTGAAACTTACGGAAACAAAAGTGCAGCTGCAAAACTGCTTGGAATTTCACGCGTCAGCTTGTACAAGAAAATCAGCCAGTACGGAATTAACTGA
- a CDS encoding proline racemase family protein, producing MIVSEQLIQTIDAHTMGEAARIVIDGIPEIQGDTMMQKKQYMQTHLDSIRKLLMHEPRGHLNMFGAILTKPCNPECDLGVLFMDSGGYLNMCGHGTIASVTVAIDHGLIEKKDRLLLDTASGTVTCFVSYENERVKEVSFVNVPSFLFLKNVSVDVAEVGPVQMDIAFGGSFFSIVDAAQFGLELSIDEQDQITRLGIAIRKAANEQLTIAHPEIPDISTVDLVEFSLKHGDHHYKNTVVFGDGQLDRSPCGTGTCAKLATLPLAKNEEIIQESIIGSKFKGAIIADAQVGDYKAIIPKITGSAWVTGMHQFSLDVTDPFAEGFLLK from the coding sequence ATGATTGTTTCTGAGCAACTAATCCAAACAATAGATGCCCATACGATGGGAGAAGCTGCCCGCATCGTTATTGATGGGATCCCTGAAATCCAGGGTGACACTATGATGCAAAAAAAGCAGTACATGCAAACCCACCTTGATTCCATTCGAAAACTATTGATGCATGAACCGCGAGGGCATCTCAATATGTTCGGCGCCATTTTGACAAAGCCTTGCAATCCGGAATGTGACCTTGGGGTTCTATTCATGGATTCCGGCGGTTACTTGAATATGTGCGGGCACGGGACGATTGCTTCTGTAACGGTTGCAATCGACCATGGCCTCATCGAAAAGAAAGACCGCTTGCTTCTCGACACGGCTTCAGGCACCGTCACTTGCTTTGTCAGTTACGAAAACGAGCGTGTGAAAGAAGTATCGTTCGTCAATGTCCCGTCTTTCTTGTTCCTAAAGAACGTATCAGTTGATGTGGCTGAGGTTGGCCCAGTTCAAATGGACATTGCATTCGGCGGCAGTTTCTTTTCCATAGTGGATGCCGCACAGTTCGGACTGGAACTGTCAATCGATGAGCAGGATCAAATTACGCGCCTTGGCATTGCAATCCGCAAAGCAGCAAATGAACAATTAACCATCGCCCATCCCGAAATTCCGGACATCTCCACTGTCGACCTGGTCGAATTCAGTTTGAAACACGGCGATCACCATTATAAAAACACCGTAGTCTTTGGCGACGGCCAGTTGGACCGTTCCCCCTGCGGCACAGGCACTTGCGCGAAACTCGCTACATTGCCCCTTGCAAAAAACGAAGAAATCATTCAGGAAAGCATTATCGGCTCGAAATTTAAAGGAGCCATAATAGCAGATGCCCAAGTTGGCGACTACAAAGCAATTATCCCGAAAATCACCGGTTCTGCTTGGGTTACAGGAATGCACCAATTTTCATTGGACGTAACCGACCCATTTGCAGAAGGTTTTCTATTAAAATAG
- a CDS encoding proline dehydrogenase family protein, with translation MNATKDFFMMLSQNKALNGAAKRWGLKLGAQSVVAGTTIEEMVESIRKLNAEGISATIDNLGEFVFEKEEALQAKQQILEVIDAIHQHQLDAHISLKPTQLGLDIDYKFCLENLRDIVAKAHDYTIFVNFDMEDHSHLQPSFDILEELHQDYDNIGTVIQAYFFRAEEDLEKYKNYRLRIVKGAYKEPAELAYQEKAEIDTNYIQLIEYHLLHGKFTSIATHDHHVINHVLQFVNEHNIPNSQFEFQMLYGFRKELQLELAKKGYNFCTYVPFGNDWYGYFMRRLAERPQNLNLVVRQTFNKKTNTMIGMGMGMFLLGRLSKGSAKG, from the coding sequence ATGAACGCAACAAAAGATTTTTTTATGATGTTGTCACAGAATAAAGCATTAAATGGAGCGGCAAAGCGCTGGGGCTTAAAACTTGGAGCGCAATCTGTCGTTGCCGGCACTACGATTGAAGAAATGGTGGAAAGCATCCGCAAATTAAATGCGGAAGGCATTTCTGCTACGATAGACAATCTTGGGGAGTTTGTTTTCGAAAAAGAAGAAGCTCTCCAGGCGAAACAACAGATTCTAGAAGTGATTGACGCTATTCACCAGCACCAGCTGGATGCCCATATTTCTTTAAAGCCGACCCAACTTGGCCTCGATATCGATTACAAGTTCTGCTTGGAAAATTTGCGAGATATTGTCGCCAAGGCACATGATTACACTATTTTTGTCAATTTCGATATGGAAGACCATTCACATCTGCAGCCTTCATTCGATATTCTCGAAGAATTGCACCAGGATTACGACAATATCGGCACCGTCATCCAAGCCTATTTCTTCCGCGCGGAAGAAGACCTTGAAAAATACAAGAATTATCGTCTCCGCATCGTCAAAGGCGCCTATAAAGAACCAGCCGAACTCGCCTATCAGGAAAAAGCGGAAATTGACACCAATTACATCCAATTAATCGAATACCACCTGCTTCACGGAAAGTTCACATCAATTGCAACACATGACCACCATGTCATCAATCATGTACTGCAGTTTGTAAACGAACATAATATCCCGAACAGCCAGTTTGAATTCCAGATGCTGTATGGGTTCCGCAAAGAGCTTCAATTGGAGCTGGCCAAAAAAGGTTATAATTTCTGTACGTACGTTCCGTTCGGCAACGACTGGTATGGCTATTTTATGCGCCGCTTGGCCGAACGCCCACAGAATTTAAATCTGGTCGTCCGTCAAACCTTCAACAAAAAAACAAATACAATGATCGGCATGGGAATGGGCATGTTCTTACTTGGCCGTTTAAGCAAAGGATCAGCAAAAGGCTAA
- the brnQ gene encoding branched-chain amino acid transport system II carrier protein: MESIKFSQIFAIGFMLFAMFLGAGNVIFAPMVGQQAGTNTWIAMAGFLVTGVGLVLLAIIALTRGGGTVEKLASRVHPVFAIVFSILLFLTLGPIYVIPRTTSVVYEIAVFPLMAENANNALFLFVFSVLFIVLTVILSWNTTKFIDRLGKIITPIFGILLIILIAKSLITPMGGFGKPMGEYISTSSAFLEGFTQGYYTMDVLAAFVFGGIFIKSIGAIGIQSPKTISKVFIQAGLITVAGLVLLQVSMAWLGATSIDQIGYKENGGEVLAQSAVVLFGQIGIFLIGTVIFLTGITTNVACLSAVAEYFERLMPSISYKKWLIVFALMGLIITNFGLTTILTMASPVLLLLYPLAIALIVLIFTNNLFKGHRSVYIGTMIGVGIVAVLDALKEAGIAPDAINRAFGFIPLFENGAGWIATGIVGFFVGFLVAKSRQEGTELITNNPGEQVNLN; the protein is encoded by the coding sequence ATGGAATCAATTAAATTCAGCCAAATTTTCGCTATCGGATTTATGCTTTTCGCCATGTTCCTAGGTGCAGGAAATGTCATTTTCGCGCCAATGGTTGGCCAGCAGGCAGGCACCAATACATGGATTGCCATGGCAGGTTTTTTAGTGACAGGCGTCGGCCTGGTGCTGCTTGCCATTATCGCTTTGACACGCGGCGGCGGGACCGTGGAGAAATTGGCATCACGCGTGCATCCGGTTTTTGCCATCGTTTTTTCAATCCTGCTGTTTTTAACACTTGGTCCGATTTATGTGATTCCACGGACAACTTCTGTCGTTTATGAAATCGCTGTTTTTCCGCTGATGGCTGAAAACGCAAACAATGCACTGTTCCTGTTTGTTTTTTCAGTGCTGTTTATTGTTTTAACGGTGATCTTGTCATGGAACACAACAAAATTCATCGACCGGCTCGGGAAAATCATTACCCCGATTTTTGGTATATTGCTGATCATCCTGATTGCTAAATCACTGATTACGCCAATGGGCGGCTTCGGCAAGCCAATGGGCGAATACATTTCCACCAGCAGTGCATTCCTGGAAGGCTTTACACAGGGCTATTATACAATGGACGTACTCGCCGCTTTTGTGTTCGGCGGAATTTTCATCAAATCAATCGGTGCCATCGGCATTCAGTCACCCAAAACGATTTCGAAAGTCTTCATCCAAGCAGGCCTTATTACTGTCGCCGGCCTTGTGCTGCTGCAAGTATCAATGGCGTGGCTCGGCGCTACCAGCATTGACCAGATCGGCTACAAAGAAAACGGCGGCGAAGTTCTGGCGCAAAGTGCAGTTGTACTGTTCGGCCAGATCGGCATCTTCCTTATCGGGACAGTCATTTTCCTGACTGGCATCACGACTAATGTCGCGTGTTTGTCAGCAGTGGCCGAATATTTCGAACGGCTGATGCCATCCATCTCGTATAAAAAGTGGCTGATTGTGTTTGCACTGATGGGGCTCATCATCACCAACTTCGGCTTAACCACAATTTTGACAATGGCTTCACCGGTTCTGTTGCTGCTTTACCCGCTGGCCATTGCCTTGATTGTCCTGATTTTCACCAACAATCTATTTAAAGGACATCGTTCTGTCTATATCGGCACGATGATTGGCGTCGGCATCGTTGCTGTATTGGATGCTTTGAAGGAAGCTGGAATTGCGCCCGATGCCATCAACCGGGCATTCGGCTTTATCCCCCTCTTCGAAAATGGGGCAGGGTGGATTGCCACTGGCATCGTCGGCTTTTTCGTCGGGTTCCTTGTTGCGAAGAGCCGCCAGGAAGGCACCGAACTGATTACAAATAATCCGGGCGAGCAAGTAAATTTAAACTAG
- the rpoN gene encoding RNA polymerase factor sigma-54, translating into MKNALHQQQKLNFSMTPELRQAIELLQYSTAELEHYIREQEMENPLIELKEKENRELGPAEIPRSFPIQRSPQMPLEAIASSADNTRDSLYSNAKLIYSDEAVQKLLKFLIYNLDDNGYLDFPGPAGPFSEDQIETGIHLLQKAGPAGIGARNLRECLLLQIQYLHPEKTAAKKMVEHHLDLLAARKWKELSSLLKISLEEIKEIHLLIRTLQPKPCSFTCDFVPHYLKPDIVIEVVNNKLSFQLNDNHLPSIHINKCYLPAHRPKDEASGYISSQLQKVQWLLTSIEQRRDTLIKITDVLIDRQENFFKLGFDYLNPLTLKDVADEIGMHESTISRAVSNKVVQTAFGSIELKRLFSSKLMDSEGNGVSQTAVKLLMKKFISHEDKHKPYSDQKIADYLAASEGIPISRRTISKYRDELNIPSANGRKEL; encoded by the coding sequence ATGAAAAACGCACTTCATCAGCAACAAAAACTGAATTTCTCTATGACTCCTGAGCTAAGGCAGGCGATTGAACTGCTGCAATATTCAACTGCCGAGCTCGAACATTACATCCGGGAACAGGAAATGGAAAATCCGCTCATTGAACTGAAGGAAAAGGAGAATAGAGAACTTGGCCCTGCAGAGATTCCACGCTCCTTCCCTATTCAACGAAGCCCGCAAATGCCGCTTGAAGCAATTGCCAGCAGCGCAGACAATACAAGAGACTCCTTATATAGCAATGCCAAACTTATTTACTCTGATGAAGCCGTACAAAAACTGCTGAAATTTCTGATTTACAACCTGGACGACAATGGCTATCTGGATTTTCCTGGACCGGCTGGACCGTTCAGCGAAGACCAGATTGAAACAGGTATTCACCTCCTCCAAAAAGCCGGCCCTGCAGGAATCGGCGCCCGGAATTTAAGAGAATGCCTGCTGCTGCAAATCCAGTATTTGCATCCTGAAAAAACAGCCGCAAAAAAAATGGTGGAGCACCACTTAGACTTGCTGGCCGCACGGAAATGGAAAGAGCTTTCTTCCCTGCTGAAAATTTCTTTAGAGGAAATCAAAGAAATTCATTTGCTGATCCGCACACTTCAGCCAAAACCCTGCTCATTCACTTGCGATTTTGTTCCGCACTATTTAAAACCCGACATCGTTATAGAAGTTGTGAATAACAAGCTTAGCTTTCAGTTAAATGACAACCATTTGCCCAGTATCCATATAAATAAATGCTATTTGCCCGCCCATCGGCCCAAAGACGAAGCCTCCGGCTATATCAGCAGCCAACTACAGAAAGTTCAATGGCTTCTTACGAGCATCGAGCAGCGGCGAGATACTCTCATCAAAATTACGGATGTCCTAATAGACCGTCAGGAGAACTTTTTCAAACTTGGTTTCGACTATTTGAACCCGCTTACGCTTAAAGACGTAGCAGACGAAATCGGCATGCACGAATCCACAATAAGCCGCGCCGTTTCAAACAAAGTAGTTCAAACTGCTTTTGGTTCTATTGAGTTGAAGCGTTTATTTTCTTCCAAACTGATGGACTCCGAAGGCAATGGCGTATCCCAGACCGCAGTGAAATTGCTAATGAAAAAATTCATTTCGCATGAAGATAAGCACAAGCCCTATTCCGACCAGAAAATAGCTGACTATTTGGCTGCCAGTGAAGGTATTCCCATTTCAAGGCGCACCATCAGCAAATACCGGGATGAATTGAACATTCCTTCGGCCAATGGGCGAAAAGAATTATAA
- a CDS encoding glucose 1-dehydrogenase — translation MARLEGKVAIITGAAQGMGAAHAQKFIQEGAKVVLTDLNEEKGKALAAELGENALFIKQNVTSEADWASVVEEAEGAFGPVNVLVNNAGITMAKSILQTTEEEYRRIVDINQVSVFLGMKAIIPSMQKAGGGSIVNISSMNGLVAGAIGYTDTKFAVRGMTKAAAIECAHYGIRVNSVHPGVIATPMIMQEDTKAAVEAFAQHIPLKRVAQSEEVSNMVLFLASDDSSYSTGSEFVVDGGMTAQ, via the coding sequence ATGGCTCGGTTAGAAGGAAAAGTTGCCATCATTACGGGAGCGGCACAGGGAATGGGTGCGGCCCATGCACAGAAATTCATTCAAGAAGGCGCAAAAGTCGTGTTGACGGATTTGAACGAAGAAAAAGGAAAGGCGCTTGCTGCGGAACTGGGAGAAAATGCATTGTTCATCAAGCAGAACGTCACAAGCGAAGCAGACTGGGCAAGCGTTGTCGAAGAAGCTGAAGGAGCGTTTGGACCGGTTAACGTATTGGTCAACAACGCCGGCATCACAATGGCGAAATCGATTCTGCAGACGACGGAAGAAGAATACCGCCGCATCGTCGACATCAACCAGGTTTCCGTCTTCCTTGGCATGAAAGCGATTATCCCATCCATGCAAAAAGCAGGCGGCGGTTCGATCGTCAACATTTCCTCGATGAACGGCTTGGTGGCCGGTGCGATCGGCTACACCGATACAAAATTTGCGGTGCGCGGCATGACCAAAGCGGCGGCGATTGAATGCGCGCATTACGGCATCCGCGTCAACTCGGTGCATCCGGGCGTCATCGCGACACCGATGATCATGCAGGAAGACACGAAAGCGGCTGTTGAAGCATTCGCCCAGCATATCCCGTTAAAACGCGTCGCCCAGTCGGAGGAAGTTTCGAACATGGTGCTGTTCCTGGCATCGGACGACTCCAGCTATTCCACAGGTTCGGAATTTGTCGTAGACGGCGGCATGACAGCACAGTGA
- a CDS encoding TetR/AcrR family transcriptional regulator translates to MTNSEDRRTMRTQKKLKTALLTLLKEKDLNRLSITEVTQQAGCNRVTFYSHYKDLQELLAAIVDDYLEELQAYFRKSFQHLERFSSSDAERHLPIFEFLYQNQRISSLVIKGEVLPGSQNQFCESLFQVSEQSLRLEEASDVELPALNYFMTYGSLGFFLYWINQDFKEEPLAMANKLAALHGKMYGGAVVIDE, encoded by the coding sequence ATGACAAACAGCGAAGACCGGCGTACGATGCGCACCCAAAAAAAGCTGAAAACGGCATTGCTCACATTATTGAAGGAAAAAGACCTGAACCGGCTGTCAATTACCGAAGTCACCCAGCAGGCCGGGTGCAACCGGGTAACGTTCTACTCGCATTACAAAGACCTGCAGGAGCTGCTCGCTGCTATTGTGGACGACTACCTGGAAGAGCTTCAGGCTTACTTCCGCAAAAGCTTTCAGCACTTGGAGCGTTTTTCCTCGTCCGATGCAGAGCGGCACCTCCCAATTTTTGAATTCCTCTACCAGAACCAGCGGATTTCTTCACTTGTCATCAAAGGCGAAGTGCTGCCGGGCTCACAGAACCAGTTCTGCGAAAGCCTTTTCCAGGTGTCCGAACAATCGCTGCGGCTGGAAGAAGCAAGTGATGTGGAATTGCCGGCACTGAACTATTTCATGACATACGGAAGCCTCGGTTTTTTTCTCTACTGGATCAATCAAGACTTCAAAGAAGAACCGCTGGCGATGGCTAACAAACTGGCTGCATTGCACGGCAAAATGTATGGCGGCGCTGTAGTAATCGACGAGTAA
- a CDS encoding HAD family hydrolase — protein sequence MIKGIIFDFDGLILDTETHHYRVLQEIFAEYGSELPIERWQREIGTQTGFSPFHYLEELIEEEIEHNHLQAQLKEKFHVKLAEEKARDGVEDYLKAAKELRLKVGLASSSDYEWVSNHLKNLGLFDYFDCIRTSDDVEIVKPDPALYVKAAECLGLKPEECVAFEDSANGSLAAKRAGMGCVIVPNEVTHTMDFCEVEHRLESMADMPLGELIDRLNGLKVSK from the coding sequence ATGATCAAAGGAATCATTTTCGATTTTGACGGACTCATACTTGATACGGAAACCCATCATTACCGGGTGCTTCAGGAAATATTTGCGGAATACGGCAGCGAACTGCCGATTGAGCGCTGGCAGCGGGAAATCGGCACACAGACCGGCTTTTCGCCGTTCCATTACCTCGAAGAGCTGATTGAAGAGGAAATCGAGCACAATCATTTGCAGGCGCAGCTGAAAGAAAAGTTCCACGTGAAACTTGCTGAGGAAAAAGCAAGGGACGGCGTGGAGGACTATTTAAAGGCGGCAAAAGAGCTGAGATTGAAAGTAGGACTTGCCTCGAGCTCCGATTATGAATGGGTGTCGAACCACCTGAAGAACCTGGGCTTGTTCGATTACTTCGACTGCATCCGGACTTCCGACGATGTGGAAATCGTGAAGCCAGACCCTGCTTTGTACGTAAAAGCGGCGGAGTGCCTGGGGCTCAAACCAGAAGAATGCGTGGCATTCGAGGATTCGGCCAACGGCTCGCTTGCGGCAAAACGCGCCGGCATGGGCTGCGTCATCGTGCCGAACGAAGTGACACACACGATGGATTTCTGCGAAGTCGAGCACCGGCTGGAATCGATGGCCGATATGCCGCTTGGGGAATTGATCGACCGGTTGAATGGATTAAAGGTGTCGAAATAG
- a CDS encoding GntR family transcriptional regulator — protein MNRDSINLDSPILLYEQIKAGIKELIKTNNLKAGDKIPNESELCELFDVSRITIRRAIKELGEEGIIEVIRGKGTFVRASKKDLHLLNLKGFTEGLSTEENNIEKEILQKQIISSDSELSKIFSPEQTEFVELVRLVKDAEGPFSVDYAYLPLNVYPGIDELLDDSVSTFKLIREKFKVPFTKVKKEIEYVHPTTELCEHLGINKTSTVILVKKIIFGPNQMPVHYSKYYMVGDRVKFYIEADYTE, from the coding sequence ATGAATCGAGACAGCATAAACTTGGACAGTCCAATATTGTTATACGAACAGATAAAGGCTGGCATCAAGGAATTGATCAAAACCAATAACTTGAAAGCCGGAGACAAGATTCCGAATGAATCTGAACTGTGCGAACTCTTCGATGTCAGCCGCATCACCATCCGCAGAGCGATCAAGGAACTCGGGGAAGAAGGCATTATCGAGGTGATTCGCGGCAAAGGGACATTCGTCCGGGCGTCCAAAAAAGACCTCCATCTGTTGAATTTGAAAGGATTTACAGAAGGCTTGTCGACAGAAGAAAACAATATCGAAAAAGAAATTCTGCAAAAGCAGATCATCAGCAGCGACTCGGAACTTTCGAAAATTTTTTCGCCTGAACAAACCGAATTTGTAGAGCTGGTGCGTCTTGTGAAAGATGCAGAAGGCCCTTTCAGTGTCGATTATGCTTATTTGCCGCTAAACGTATACCCGGGCATTGATGAACTTTTAGATGACAGTGTCTCCACGTTCAAGCTAATTCGGGAAAAATTCAAAGTACCTTTTACAAAAGTGAAAAAAGAGATTGAATATGTCCACCCAACAACTGAGCTGTGCGAGCATCTGGGGATCAATAAAACTTCAACGGTTATTCTGGTTAAGAAGATTATTTTTGGGCCGAATCAAATGCCTGTCCATTATTCTAAGTATTATATGGTCGGCGATCGGGTGAAATTCTATATAGAAGCGGATTATACAGAATAG